Genomic segment of Deltaproteobacteria bacterium:
TTCCGATTCCCGCGGAGACAGAGGCCAGCGGGCCGGTGGCGTCGCCCCAAGTTTCCGCCTGAGACTCAGGCGGAAAAGTGGTGGCTCGGGGCGGACTCGAACCGCCTACCTAGGGATTATGAGACCCTCGCTCTAGCCAGATGAGCTACCGAGCCACACTCGACGAACGCCGAGCGCGCGCTATCTAGCAACCTTGCCGTGGTCTGTCCACGGCTCCCGTGCACCGCGCGCGCAGGTGGCGCATCCAAGTGGCGGAGGCTTGATGTCCGTGCCGCAGGAGCGCATCCGGAGGCTCAACGACGCGCCGGTGCGGCCCGAGCGCACCCAGGTGCTGTACTGGATGGTCGCGGCGCGGCGCACGGGCTGGAGCTTCGCGCTCGACCGCGCGGTCGAGCTGGCGCACGAGCTGGGAAAGCCCCTGCTGGTGCTCGAGGCGCTGCGCGTGGGCTATCCGAACGCGAGCGACCGGCTGCACCGCTTCATCCTCCAGGGCATGGGCGAGAACGCGCGCGCGCTCGACCGGGCGGGCGTGCGGCACCTGGCGTACGTCGAGCCGAAGCCGGGCGACGGGGGCGGGCTCCTTTCGGCGCTCGCTGAGCATTCGTGCGCCGTGGTCACCGACGATTTTCCGACCTTCTTCATTCCGCACATGCTGCGCGCGGCAGCGGAGAAGCTCGACGTGCAGCTCGAAGCCGTGGACTCGAACGGCCTCTACCCGATGCGCGCGACGCCGCGCGTGTTCCCGACGGCGTTCGCGTTTCGCCGACACCTCCAGCGCGACCTGCCGCTGCACTTCGAGTTCCCGAGCGCGAATCCGCTCGCTCGACGGAAGCTGCCGCGCCATCCGGGCCTGCCGAAGAAGCTGCTGCAGCGCTGGCCGCAAGCCGACGCGAAGCTGCTCGCGGGCGACACCTCCGCGATCGCGAAGCTGCCCATCGATCACCGCGTGCCGCCGGTGTCGCTCGATGGCGGCACGGGCCCAGCGAGAAAGCGCCTGCGCGCGTTCCTTCGCGATGGGCTCGAGGCCTACGGAGAGGGCCGCAACCACCCGGACGACGACGCCTCGAGCGGGCTCTCGCCGTGGCTGCACTTCGGGCACCTCTCGCCGCACGAGATCTTCGATGCGCTCGCGCGCGAGACGAATTGGAGGCTCGGCAAGCTCGGGCGCGTCACGGGCAAGCGCGAGGGCTTCTGGAACCTGAGCCCCACCGCAGACGCGTTCCTCGACGAGCTCATCACCTGGCGCGAGCTCGGGCTCAACTTCGCGTCGCATCGCGACGATTACGCCGACTTCGACGCCCTGCCCGTCTGGGCCTTGAAGACCCTGGAGAAGCACCAGCGCGACAAGCGCGAGGCCATCTACGACCTGGCCACCCTCGAGGCCGCCGAGACGAGCGATGAAGTCTGGAACGCTGCGCAGCGGCAGCTCGTGCGCGAGGGCCGGATTCACAATTACCTGCGCATGCTCTGGGGAAAGCGCGTGCTCGGCTGGACGCGAACGCCGCGCGAGGCCGCGCAGATCCTCATCGCCCTCAACGATCGCTGGGCGCTCGACGGCCGCGACGCGAACTCGTACAGCGGCATCTTCTGGGTCTTCGGCCGCTACGACCGCCCCTGGGGTCCGGAGCGGCCCGTCTTCGGCACCGTGCGCTACATGAGCTCGGCGAACACCGTGCGCAAGCTGCGGATGAAGCAGTACCTGGCGCGCTACTCGAACAGCGCGCCCTGACCGCCGCTGGGCATGGCCTTCTTGAAGTACTCGTACGCGTGCCGCGTGGCCACACGACCGCGCGGCGTGCGCTGCAGGAAGCCCTCCTGCATCAAATAAGGCTCGTAGACGTCCTCGATGGTGTCGCGCTCTTCGCCGACGCTGGCTGCAATCGTCTCCACACCCACCGGCCCACCGCCGAACTTCTCGATCACGGTGAGCAGAATCTTGCGATCCATGGGATCGAGCCCGCGCGCGTCGATTCCGAGGCGCACCAACGCCGGATCCGCGAGCTCGCGCGTGACCACGCCGTCGCCCTCGACCTCGGCGAAGTCGCGCAGGCGGCGCAGCAAGCGATTGGCGATGCGCGGCGTCCCGCGGGCGCGACGCGCGATCTCCTGGGCGCCGCTCGGGTCAACGTGGACGCCGAGGATCTTCGAGCTGCGCGTGACGATCTGCGCGAGATCCTCTTTCGTGTAGTACTCGAGCCGCTCCTGAATCGGAAAGCGCTCTCGCAACGGGCTGGTCAACAAGCCGGTGCGGGTGGTGGCGCCAATGAGCGTGAAGCGCGGCAGCTCGATCTTCATCGCGCGCGCGGCGGGCCCGG
This window contains:
- a CDS encoding deoxyribodipyrimidine photolyase, whose product is MSVPQERIRRLNDAPVRPERTQVLYWMVAARRTGWSFALDRAVELAHELGKPLLVLEALRVGYPNASDRLHRFILQGMGENARALDRAGVRHLAYVEPKPGDGGGLLSALAEHSCAVVTDDFPTFFIPHMLRAAAEKLDVQLEAVDSNGLYPMRATPRVFPTAFAFRRHLQRDLPLHFEFPSANPLARRKLPRHPGLPKKLLQRWPQADAKLLAGDTSAIAKLPIDHRVPPVSLDGGTGPARKRLRAFLRDGLEAYGEGRNHPDDDASSGLSPWLHFGHLSPHEIFDALARETNWRLGKLGRVTGKREGFWNLSPTADAFLDELITWRELGLNFASHRDDYADFDALPVWALKTLEKHQRDKREAIYDLATLEAAETSDEVWNAAQRQLVREGRIHNYLRMLWGKRVLGWTRTPREAAQILIALNDRWALDGRDANSYSGIFWVFGRYDRPWGPERPVFGTVRYMSSANTVRKLRMKQYLARYSNSAP
- the ruvB gene encoding Holliday junction branch migration DNA helicase RuvB, which translates into the protein MSDRDNDLERTLKPGEDKVEASLRPRGFDEYVGQNAAKEKLKIYVRAAKKRGEPLDHCLFSGPPGLGKTSLAHIIAREMGVALHVTSGPAIEKKGDLAGVLTNMEKGDVLFIDEIHRLNAAVEEYLYPAMEDFRLDVLIDSGPAARAMKIELPRFTLIGATTRTGLLTSPLRERFPIQERLEYYTKEDLAQIVTRSSKILGVHVDPSGAQEIARRARGTPRIANRLLRRLRDFAEVEGDGVVTRELADPALVRLGIDARGLDPMDRKILLTVIEKFGGGPVGVETIAASVGEERDTIEDVYEPYLMQEGFLQRTPRGRVATRHAYEYFKKAMPSGGQGALFE